A single genomic interval of Macadamia integrifolia cultivar HAES 741 chromosome 6, SCU_Mint_v3, whole genome shotgun sequence harbors:
- the LOC122082509 gene encoding 60S ribosomal protein L10a encodes MSKLQSDVLREAISQIMNDTREKKRNFTETLELQIGLKNYDPQKDKRFSGSVKLPHIPRPKMKVCMLGDAQHVEEAEKIGLDYMDIEGLKKLNKNKKLVKKLAKKYHAFLASEAVIKQIPRLLGPGLNKAGKFPTLVSHQESLESKVNETKAMVKFQLKKVLCMGVAVGNCGMEEKQIFQNVQLSVNFLVSLLKKNWQNVRCLYLKSTMGKPTRIF; translated from the exons ATGAG tAAGCTTCAAAGTGATGTATTGAGAGAAGCTATCTCCCAGATTATGAATGATACCAGGGAAAAGAAACGTAACTTCACCGAGACACTCGAGCTCCAGATTGGACTGAAGAACTATGACCCTCAGAAGGACAAACGTTTCAGTGGCTCTGTGAAGCTGCCACATATTCCTCGCCCTAAGATGAAAGTCTGCATGCTTGGTGATGCTCAGCATGTTGAGGAG GCGGAAAAGATAGGTCTGGACTATATGGATATTGAAGGGCTGAAGAAgctcaacaaaaacaaaaaattggtaaaaaagCTTGCTAAGAAATACCATGCTTTTCTAGCATCTGAGGCTGTGATAAAGCAGATCCCTCGTCTTCTAGGCCCTGGTCTCAACAAAGCAG GAAAGTTCCCAACACTGGTTTCTCATCAGGAAAGCTTAGAATCCAAGGTTAATGAAACCAAGGCGATGGTGAAGTTCCAGCTGAAGAAGGTTCTTTGCATGGGAGTTGCCGTAGGTAACTGTGGAATGGAGGAGAAACAGATTTTCCAAAATGTGCAACTCAGTGTGAACTTCCTTGTATCACTGTTGAAAAAGAACTGGCAAAAT GTGAGGTGCTTGTACTTGAAGAGTACAATGGGGAAGCCTACCCGTATCTTTTGa
- the LOC122081747 gene encoding protein NARROW LEAF 1-like, giving the protein MDRTRLNLRGHHSGSTQSEESALDLERNHCSHPSLTSTPPTLQVFASGRQHSESNAAYFSWPTSSRLNGAAEDRANYFANLQKGVLPETLDQLPTGQQATTLLELMTIRAFHSKILRRYSLGTAVGFRIRRGVLTDIPAILVFVARKVHRQWLSEIQCLPSALEGPGGVWCDVDVVEFSYYGAPAPTPKEQLYTELVDGLRGSDPCIGSGSQVASQETYGTLGAIVRSRSGNRQVGFLTNRHVAVDLDYPNQKMFHPLPPNLGPGEYLGAVERATSFITDDLWYGIFAGTNPETFVRADGAFIPFAEDFDVSNVTTLVKGVDKIGDVKIIDLQSPIKSLIGKQVVKVGRSSGLTTGTVMAYALEYNDEKGICFFTDFLVVGVNQQTFDLEGDSGSLILLTSQNSEKPRPIGIIWGGTANRGRLKLKVGQPPENWTSGVDLGRLLDLLELDIITTNEGLEVAVQEQKNASAAGVNSTVGESSPAEGTQAKNKTGEIFEPLGFNIEHISMEDGPRAGANPHLAPPEFRIEDGVEALPNVEHQFIPNLIGRSPIHQNDQEDRPESKNLSALRNGSDEDLCVSLQLGDREPKRRHSECMIDLEEPK; this is encoded by the exons ATGGACAGGACAAGACTGAATTTAAGGGGTCATCACTCTGGATCAACTCAATCGGAAGAGTCGGCTTTAGACCTGGAGAGGAACCATTGCAGTCATCCTAGTCTGACTTCAACTCCACCAACACTGCAAGTGTTTGCATCAGGTCGTCAGCATTCTGAGAGCAATGCTGCCTACTTCTCCTGGCCTACTTCTAGTCGACTGAATGGTGCTGCCGAAGATCGAGCAAACTATTTTGCGAACCTTCAGAAGGGGGTACTGCCTGAAACTCTTGATCAGTTGCCAACGGGTCAGCAAGCAACCACCTTGCTTGAGCTGATGACCATAAGGGCTTTCCACAGCAAGATATTGCGTCGTTATAGTCTTGGCACGGCTGTTGGGTTTCGAATTAGACGAGGTGTATTGACAGACATACCTGCTATTCTTGTCTTTGTTGCCCGCAAAGTTCATAGACAATGGCTCAGCGAGATCCAGTGCCTACCCTCTGCCCTGGAG GGTCCAGGAGGTGTCTGGTGTGATGTGGATGTTGTGGAATTCTCATACTATGGTGCACCTGCTCCAACTCCCAAAGAACAATTATACACTGAGCTTGTGGATGGCTTACGCGGAAGTGATCCTTGCATTGGCTCAGGTTCTCAG GTTGCCAGCCAAGAGACCTATGGAACTTTGGGTGCCATAGTGAGGAGCCGATCAGGCAATCGACAAGTTGGGTTCCTCACAAATCGGCATGTTGCAGTTGATTTGGACTACCCAAACCAGAAGATGTTTCATCCTTTGCCACCCAACCTAGGCCCTGGGGAGTATCTGGGAGCAGTGGAGAGGGCAACATCATTCATCACAGATGATCTTTGGTACGGCATCTTTGCCGGAACAAACCCAG AGACATTTGTGCGGGCTGATGGGGCTTTCATACCTTTTGCGGAAGATTTTGATGTCTCCAATGTAACTACACTGGTAAAAGGTGTTGACAAGATTGGTGATGTGAAGATCATAGACTTGCAGTCCCCAATCAAAAGTCTGATTGGGAAGCAGGTGGTGAAGGTAGGAAGAAGCTCGGGCTTGACTACAGGGACTGTAATGGCCTATGCCCTTGAATATAACGATGAAAAAGGGATctgcttcttcactgatttccttGTTGTGGGAGTAAACCAGCAGACCTTTGACCTTGAAGGTGACAGCGGGAGTCTCATCCTTTTAACTTCTCAGAATAGTGAGAAACCTCGGCCAATTGGGATAATATGGGGTGGGACAGCCAATCGGGGGCGGTTGAAGCTGAAAGTTGGTCAACCTCCAGAGAATTGGACCAGTGGTGTTGATCTTGGGCGTCTACTTGATCTTCTAGAACTTGACATCATCACAACAAATGAAGGACTCGAAG TGGCTGTGCAAGAACAGAAAAACGCTTCAGCAGCTGGAGTCAATTCTACAGTTGGTGAGTCGTCCCCTGCAGAGGGAACACAAGCAAAGAACAAAACTGGAGAGATCTTCGAGCCTCTGGGTTTTAACATAGAGCATATTTCTATGGAAGATGGACCCCGTGCAGGAGCAAATCCACATCTTGCTCCCCCTGAGTTCCGCATAGAAGATGGAGTCGAGGCATTGCCCAATGTAGAACATCAATTCATTCCCAACTTAATTGGACGTTCGCCGATACATCAAAATGACCAAGAGGACCGCCCAGAATCAAAGAATCTCTCTGCATTGAGGAATGGCTCTGATGAAGATCTTTGTGTTTCATTGCAGTTGGGAGATCGAGAGCCCAAGAGAAGGCACTCAGAGTGTATGATTGATCTCGAAGAACCAAAATGA